The proteins below come from a single Miscanthus floridulus cultivar M001 chromosome 1, ASM1932011v1, whole genome shotgun sequence genomic window:
- the LOC136466248 gene encoding guanine nucleotide exchange factor SPIKE 1-like, whose product MQDAQGSLDRRGVFLLDAPSPSVCLLIQLEKAATEEGGVTPSVYSRKEPVHLAEKEKQKLQVWSRIMPYKESFAWAMIPLFEAYFRWKSQPLLKWKLSYCRDIKPKQSEGKLYRGLPPRSKTEST is encoded by the exons ATGCAGGAT GCTCAGGGTTCCTTGGATCGTCGAGGTGTTTTTTTATTGGATGCACCTTCACCATCAGTCTGCCTTTTGATTCAATTGGAAAAAGCTGCTACTGAAGAAGGGGGAGTAACACCTTCTGTTTATTCTCGTAAAGAGCCT GTGCACTTAGCTGAGAAAGAGAAGCAAAAGCTGCAAGTATGGTCTCGAATCATGCCTTACAAAGAGTCATTTGCATGGGCCATGATTCCTCTGTTTGAAG CTTACTTTAGATGGAAAAGTCAACCAttactcaagtggaagctcagttATTGTAGAGATATCAAACCTAAACAAAGTGAAGGAAAGCTATATAGAGGACTCCCTCCAA GATCCAAAACGGAAAGTACATAA